A single region of the Epinephelus moara isolate mb chromosome 12, YSFRI_EMoa_1.0, whole genome shotgun sequence genome encodes:
- the thbd gene encoding thrombomodulin — MMDVTGLFVVVLTLLLGRAVGIEPSSGYCIGTHCFTVLQDPSDFITAQNQCRDQGGHLMTVRSTVSHDIISGLLGNFAGRFWIGLHLTSGCPDAAAEMRGFQWDTGDNVTDFSNWAPSFDSSCSSPRCISVSQEDNFRWIQAPCDELVDGFYCEYSFNNTCKNLAVADNETVTYRTPMGLESEDLLSLPPGSTAIRMPAETKYVCFSQQWLQAPWSCEIEEGGCEYKCAADPNNVPSCYCPSGHSVNPANKITCEVAAGDPCLALRCAHACYETGGSYACMCDHGFKLAEDGRSCVDFNDCRDERQCPGENVMCVNNVGGFQCVCKDGYKLSGGLCVDVDECVSAPCEHLCDNTPGSYRCSCYDGYKEDPKAPNKCKLHCGKKECAAECDPNDKFQCYCPDGYVAEEREDHTVCIDMDECSFFYCDQDCTNTFGGYVCACSPGYTLVEQYKCLKNRDDTETDGGLEGSGASPTPNIPIPTASSVPHPEPPRQPSAVTVGAFVGIIVCTVFFIVLVVFLAHYMLCNRGKMESAGTLKAPEGEAHGLHHVTSDA; from the coding sequence ATGATGGATGTTACGGGactctttgttgttgtgttgactCTCCTGCTGGGAAGAGCCGTTGGGATAGAGCCGAGTAGTGGATACTGCATCGGGACTCACTGTTTCACTGTGCTCCAAGATCCCAGCGATTTCATAACCGCGCAGAACCAATGTAGAGATCAAGGCGGCCACTTAATGACAGTGCGGTCGACTGTATCCCATGATATTATTTCTGGCTTGTTGGGAAACTTCGCGGGGCGGTTCTGGATCGGTTTGCATCTAACGAGCGGCTGTCCAGACGCTGCTGCTGAGATGAGAGGTTTCCAGTGGGACACCGGAGACAACGTAACTGACTTCTCAAACTGGGCGCCGAGTTTTGACAGCAGCTGTTCTTCTCCTCGCTGCATCTCCGTTTCTCAAGAGGACAATTTCAGATGGATCCAGGCACCATGCGACGAACTAGTGGATGGGTTTTATTGTGAGTACAGCTTCAATAACACGTGCAAAAATCTAGCGGTTGCAGATAATGAGACTGTCACCTACAGGACTCCCATGGGGCTTGAGAGCGAGGACTTGCTGTCTTTGCCACCTGGAAGCACCGCTATCCGGATGCCAGCTGAGACTAAATACGTCTGCTTCTCCCAGCAGTGGCTGCAGGCGCCTTGGAGCTGCGAGATAGAAGAAGGTGGGTGTGAGTACAAATGCGCAGCAGACCCCAATAATGTGCCCTCCTGCTACTGCCCGTCCGGACATAGTGTCAACCCTGCAAATAAAATCACCTGCGAAGTGGCCGCAGGCGACCCGTGCCTGGCACTGCGCTGTGCGCACGCCTGCTACGAGACTGGAGGCTCGTACGCGTGCATGTGTGACCACGGATTTAAGCTGGCTGAGGATGGCAGGTCTTGCGTGGACTTTAATGACTGCAGGGACGAGCGGCAGTGTCCCGGGGAGAACGTCATGTGCGTCAACAACGTCGGCGGCTTTCAGTGCGTCTGCAAGGATGGATACAAGCTGAGCGGCGGTCTGTGCGTCGACGTGGACGAGTGTGTGTCCGCTCCATGTGAGCACTTGTGCGACAACACTCCTGGTAGCTACAGGTGCTCATGTTATGATGGCTATAAAGAGGACCCAAAGGCACCGAATAAGTGTAAACTTCACTGTGGGAAGAAGGAGTGCGCCGCCGAGTGCGACCCGAATGACAAATTCCAGTGCTACTGCCCTGATGGTTATGTGGCGGAGGAAAGGGAAGACCATACGGTTTGTATTGACATGGACGAGTGCTCTTTCTTTTATTGCGATCAAGATTGTACGAACACGTTCGGCGGCTATGTGTGCGCATGCTCTCCAGGATATACACTAGTTGAACAATATAAGTGCCTTAAAAATAGAGATGATACGGAAACAGATGGAGGGCTGGAGGGCTCCGGTGCGAGTCCGACTCCGAACATCCCCATCCCCACAGCATCCTCCGTGCCACATCCAGAACCACCAAGGCAACCATCAGCGGTGACAGTGGGGGCTTTTGTGGGGATAATAGTGTGCACTGTCTTTTTTATCGTCTTGGTGGTGTTTCTGGCTCATTACATGCTCTGCAACAGAGGGAAGATGGAGAGCGCCGGCACGCTCAAAGCTCCGGAGGGCGAAGCTCACGGTTTACATCATGTGACGAGTGACGCGTAA
- the LOC126398858 gene encoding thrombomodulin-like, giving the protein MIPPTQALLIGAVFLCALEETVQSHLGHCAENQCFALFQDPEDHAGAQKHCKDSGGQLLKYSFGDFVKILKSPVSGHFWLDASAGEAAAGLRYCPSIFVSMGQDPTVLWKPCRDTMDGFLCQYTFDEPCTGLLTGEGAQVNYTSHWDFELYDSEAFPPGTIAVEKKVDGKYPDSKHMCYSSVWLQAPWNCEVFRGGCEHTCASPSPQTHTCLCPAGKTLHPNNFACTRGPCEENPCTGDDEECQITEGGFSCRCKDGFLKEDGVCVNVSICVKCEHMKCNKSNGVYECGCREGFRVSPHNPTKCEVICTERDCPGMCIQSDAENYQCFCPDGYIQDIVGTKPLCTDINECESDSCDFKCENVFGSYRCLCDEGFKLDHDGHKCIPMEEEEEDGSGFTHSNPTPASAYPAVVPSYIKTGSVLGITVFMALCAALLFFLIRNTVKRCGKFELTSFKHPDIDIYYLQQVTTETYKRLSFDKSKNDP; this is encoded by the coding sequence ATGATTCCTCCAACACAGGCGCTGCTTATCGGCGCGGTTTTCCTCTGCGCGCTGGAGGAAACGGTCCAGTCTCACTTAGGACACTGCGCCGAGAATCAATGTTTTGCGCTTTTCCAGGATCCCGAGGATCATGCAGGCGCTCAGAAACACTGCAAAGACTCGGGCGGACAGTTATTAAAGTACAGCTTTGGAGACTTTGTGAAGATACTGAAGAGTCCGGTCAGCGGTCATTTCTGGTTGGACGCGTCAGCAGGGGAAGCAGCGGCGGGTCTCCGATACTGCCCCTCCATCTTCGTGTCGATGGGACAGGACCCGACGGTGCTGTGGAAGCCCTGCCGCGACACCATGGATGGATTTCTGTGCCAGTATACATTCGATGAGCCGTGCACTGGTTTGCTGACAGGTGAAGGCGCACAGGTAAACTACACCAGCCACTGGGACTTCGAGCTGTACGATTCGGAAGCGTTTCCACCAGGAACGATCGCTGTAGAGAAAAAGGTTGACGGTAAATATCCGGACTCAAAGCATATGTGTTACTCCAGCGTTTGGTTGCAAGCTCCCTGGAACTGTGAGGTGTTTAGGGGCGGCTGTGAGCATACCTGCGCTTCTccatcaccacaaacacacacctgcctCTGTCCCGCAGGGAAAACTCTCCATCCCAACAACTTCGCCTGCACCAGAGGTCCGTGCGAGGAGAACCCGTGCACAGGTGATGATGAGGAGTGTCAGATTACCGAGGGAGGGTTTAGCTGCAGGTGCAAAGATGGCTTCCTTAAGGAGGATGGAGTGTGTGTAAACGTTTCAATCTGTGTGAAGTGTGAGCACATGAAGTGTAACAAATCCAACGGGGTTTATGAGTGTGGGTGCCGAGAAGGGTTTAGGGTGTCACCACACAACCCCACCAAGTGTGAGGTGATCTGCACTGAGAGAGACTGTCCAGGCATGTGCATCCAGAGTGACGCGGAGAACTATCAGTGTTTCTGTCCTGATGGCTACATTCAAGACATTGTAGGCACGAAACCCTTGTGCACAGACATAAATGAATGTGAGAGTGACTCATGTGATTTCAAGTGTGAAAACGTATTCGGTAGTTACAGATGTTTGTGTGATGAGGGTTTCAAGCTGGACCACGATGGGCACAAGTGCATACCcatggaagaagaggaggaggatggatcAGGCTTCACTCACTCAAACCCAACACCCGCAAGTGCCTACCCAGCCGTTGTGCCCTCTTACATCAAGACCGGCAGCGTCCTGGGTATCACCGTGTTCATGGCACTGTGTGCAgcactgctgtttttcctgaTCCGAAACACTGTCAAACGTTGTGGCAAATTTGAGCTGACCTCTTTCAAACATCCAGATATCGATATTTACTATCTGCAGCAGGTGACCACAGAGACATACAAGAGGTTATCATTTGACAAGTCTAAAAATGACCCATAG